In Deinococcota bacterium, the sequence GCGTCTTGCAGGAGTTGCGCAGCGACTACGTCCGCACCGCCCGGGCCAAGGGCAACCCGGGGCGGACGATCGTCTACAAGCACGCGCTTCGCAACGCGGCCATCCCCGTCATCACCGTGATCGGCCTGCAACTCGGCACGCTGCTCTCGGGCGCGGTCATCACCGAGACCATCTTTGCCTGGCCGGGCCTGGGCCGCTTCGTCCTCATCGCCGTCAGCCAGCGGGACTTTCCGGTGGTGCAGGCCGCCGTCATCGTCTTCGCCTTGCTCCTGGCGTTGGTCAACCTGCTCGTGGACCTCTCCTACGTCCTCCTCGACCCGCGGGTGCGCTACAGCTGATGAGGCGCCTGCTGCGCAACCCGGCGGCCTTCACCGGTCTGTTGATCCTGGTCCTCTTTCTCTTGACGGCCCTGCTGTCGCCCTGGCTCAGCCCGCACGATCCTACCCTGCAAAACCTCGACGCCCGCCTCTCGCCGCCCGGCGCCGAAGGCCACCTGCTGGGCACCGACCGGCTCGGCCGCGACATGTTCTCGCGCATCCTCTGGGGTGCTAGGCTGTCGCTGCTGGTCGCCGTCACCGCGGTGAGCATCAGCCTGGTCCTGGGCGTGACCTTGGGCATGATCTCGGGCTACGTAGGTGGCTGGCTCGACGACCTGCTGATGCGCTTGGCCGACATCCAGCTCTCCTTGCCCTTCATCCTGCTGGTCATCGCCATCATCGCGGCGCTCGGCACCAGCCTCAGCAACACCATCTTGACCCTGGGCGTCACCGGCTGGGTGATCTTCGCCCGGGTGGTCCGGGGCGAGGTCTTAGTCCTAAAGGAGCGCGACTTCGTGCAGGCGGCGCGAGCCCTGGGGGGCAGCAACCGGCGCATCTTGGTGCGCCACCTCTTTCCCAACCTCACCGGCGCGCTCATCGTGGTGGCGACCTTGCAGCTCGCCAGCATGATCATCATCGAGGCGGCGCTGTCCTTTTTGGGCCTTTCCGGGGTGCCGCCC encodes:
- a CDS encoding ABC transporter permease, translating into MRRLLRNPAAFTGLLILVLFLLTALLSPWLSPHDPTLQNLDARLSPPGAEGHLLGTDRLGRDMFSRILWGARLSLLVAVTAVSISLVLGVTLGMISGYVGGWLDDLLMRLADIQLSLPFILLVIAIIAALGTSLSNTILTLGVTGWVIFARVVRGEVLVLKERDFVQAARALGGSNRRILVRHLFPNLTGALIVVATLQLASMIIIEAALSFLGLSGVPPEVPSWGQMLADGREVLFFGGWWVATFPGVAISLVVLGINLFGDALAEVLDPRSR